The following proteins come from a genomic window of Athalia rosae chromosome 1, iyAthRosa1.1, whole genome shotgun sequence:
- the LOC105687050 gene encoding tRNA-dihydrouridine(47) synthase [NAD(P)(+)]-like isoform X2 yields MPKDDQTTRMRIYTWTILKTQRFIVKDHVRLLAEECLTEADKEKVALQLNDSVIEESGEELGEQPLTKKPKFDDKKDKLRGQNKARAPPYKPPRDANICPWLVDQAVGEPERKCDKRCQFMHDRAEYLKIKPPDIAEKCFFFERNGRCPRGVACRMGGMHLTESGLNIVDEEKFEEYKKKPPATKNQLPKDLQNKIRKHAYNFSRAEKIVKANDAARKNRAANVEDKIKNVTLTADENIRAETNGNLSHTGLDDDSKVPLIDNSTKFFKDSSLTKEEPKLGPVSDYDTIKELPSEKRQINWKDKILLSPLTTVGNLPFRRICKEYGADFTCGEMALAPKLLKGANEEWALVKRHESEDVFGVQICGNNPGVLARCAQMLEDEIEVDFIDLNLGCPIDLIYRQGGGSGMLNKSNVLEITIKSISQVLSIPLTVKTRMGVYMDKPVAHNLTPKFRDWGASMITVHGRSREQRYTRMADWQYIEKCAAAAKPIPIYGNGDILSFEDYQTARETCPSIQGVTIGRGALIKPWIFNEIKEQKILDISSSERFEIIKKYVNYGLEHWGSDTRGVETTRRFTLEWMSFLHRYIPVGILERPPQKINERPPYFRGRDDMETLLASSNCADWIKISEMLLGRVPEGFHFLPKHKANSWK; encoded by the exons ATGCCAAAAGACGATCAAACGACGAGGATGAGAATTTACACTTGGACGATTTTAAAAACGCAGAG ATTCATAGTAAAAGATCATGTCAGACTCTTAGCGGAGGAGTGCTTGACAGAGGCTGATAAGGAAAAAGTAGCACTTCAGTTAAATGATTCGGTCATCGAGGAGTCTGGGGAAGAGCTCGGTGAACAGCCATTGACAAAAAAACCCAAGTTTGATGACAAGAAAGACAAGCTTCGAGGGCAAAACAAGGCTCGTGCACCTCCATATAAACCTCCAAGAGATGCGAACATCTGCCCTTGGCTTGTGGACCAGGCAGTCGGAGAGCCTGAAAGAAAATGTGACAAACGTTGCCAGTTTATGCATGACCGAgcagaatatttgaaaataaaacctcCGGATATAGCagagaaatgttttttctttgagaGAAACGGTCGGTGCCCTAGAGGTGTTGCTTGCAGAATGGGTGGCATGCATTTGACTGAAAGTGGATTGAACATCGTCGATGAAGAAAAGTTTGaagagtacaaaaaaaaaccaccagcTACAAAAAACCAACTGCCAAAAGATTTGCAgaacaaaattagaaaacatgCGTACAATTTTTCTAGAGCTGAGAAGATTGTCAAGGCCAATGATGCAGCTAGGAAAAACAGAGCTGCTAATgtcgaagataaaataaagaatgtaACGCTGACTGCAGATGAAAATATTAGAGCTGAAACCAATGGCAACCTTTCTCATACAGGATTAGATGATGACTCAAAAGTTCCTCTGATAGATAACTCAACAAAATTCTTTAAAGATTCATCACTCACTAAAGAAGAACCCAAACTTGGGCCGGTCTCAGATTATGATACAATCAAGGAGTTGCCATCTGAAAAGCGACAAATCAATTGGAAAGACAAAATCTTGTTGAGCCCGTTGACTACCGTCGGCAATCTTCCGTTTCGTAGAATCTGTAAGGAATATGGAGCAGATTTTACTTGCGGAGAAATGGCTCTAGCTCCAAAGTTATTGAAAGGTGCCAACGAAGAATGGGCCTTAGTAAAGCGTCATGAATCTGAGGACGTATTTGGTGTCCAAATATGCGGCAATAATCCTGGAGTTCTTGCAAGATGTGCGCAAATGTTGGAAGACGAAATAGAAGTAGATTTCATCGATCTCAATCTGGGATGTCCAATCGATCTTATCTACAGGCAAGGAGGTGGCAGCGGAATGCTCAATAAATCAAACGTCTTGGAAATCACAATCAAATCCATCAGTCAGGTGCTATCGATTCCCCTGACTGTCAAAACTAGAATGGGAGTTTATATGGATAAACCAGTTGCTCATAATTTAACTCCAAAGTTTCGTGACTGGGGAGCTTCTATGATTACG gTCCACGGCAGGTCTCGAGAGCAGAGGTATACAAGGATGGCAGACTGGCAATATATTGAGAAGTGTGCTGCTGCAGCAAAGCCGATTCCTATTTACGGAAATGGAGATATATTATCATTTGAAGATTACCAGACAGCGAGAGAAACTTGCCCTTCTATACAGGGTGTTACTATAGGACGTGGTGCTTTAATTAAGCCATGGATATTCAACGAaatcaaagaacaaaaaattttagataTTTCCAGTAGCGAAAGATTCGAGATCATTAAAAAATATGTGAATTATGGACTCGAACATTGGGGTTCTGACACTCGTGGCGTGGAGACGACAAGACGATTCACGCTTGAATGGATGTCGTTTTTGCACAG GTATATTCCGGTGGGTATTCTGGAACGACCGCCTCAAAAGATAAACGAAAGGCCGCCGTACTTCCGAGGTAGAGATGACATGGAAACGCTATTGGCCAGTTCAAATTGTGCGGAttggataaaaatatc GGAAATGCTACTCGGCAGAGTTCCGGAAGGATTCCATTTCTTACCGAAACACAAAGCGAACtcatggaaataa
- the LOC105687050 gene encoding tRNA-dihydrouridine(47) synthase [NAD(P)(+)]-like isoform X1 — translation MADSTEKSDNVSLDLNDDKQKGVCAIRPEFIVKDHVRLLAEECLTEADKEKVALQLNDSVIEESGEELGEQPLTKKPKFDDKKDKLRGQNKARAPPYKPPRDANICPWLVDQAVGEPERKCDKRCQFMHDRAEYLKIKPPDIAEKCFFFERNGRCPRGVACRMGGMHLTESGLNIVDEEKFEEYKKKPPATKNQLPKDLQNKIRKHAYNFSRAEKIVKANDAARKNRAANVEDKIKNVTLTADENIRAETNGNLSHTGLDDDSKVPLIDNSTKFFKDSSLTKEEPKLGPVSDYDTIKELPSEKRQINWKDKILLSPLTTVGNLPFRRICKEYGADFTCGEMALAPKLLKGANEEWALVKRHESEDVFGVQICGNNPGVLARCAQMLEDEIEVDFIDLNLGCPIDLIYRQGGGSGMLNKSNVLEITIKSISQVLSIPLTVKTRMGVYMDKPVAHNLTPKFRDWGASMITVHGRSREQRYTRMADWQYIEKCAAAAKPIPIYGNGDILSFEDYQTARETCPSIQGVTIGRGALIKPWIFNEIKEQKILDISSSERFEIIKKYVNYGLEHWGSDTRGVETTRRFTLEWMSFLHRYIPVGILERPPQKINERPPYFRGRDDMETLLASSNCADWIKISEMLLGRVPEGFHFLPKHKANSWK, via the exons ATGGctgatagcaccgaaaaaagTGACAATGTATCATTAGATTTAAATGATGATAAACAGAAAGGAGTATGCGCCATCAGGCCAGA ATTCATAGTAAAAGATCATGTCAGACTCTTAGCGGAGGAGTGCTTGACAGAGGCTGATAAGGAAAAAGTAGCACTTCAGTTAAATGATTCGGTCATCGAGGAGTCTGGGGAAGAGCTCGGTGAACAGCCATTGACAAAAAAACCCAAGTTTGATGACAAGAAAGACAAGCTTCGAGGGCAAAACAAGGCTCGTGCACCTCCATATAAACCTCCAAGAGATGCGAACATCTGCCCTTGGCTTGTGGACCAGGCAGTCGGAGAGCCTGAAAGAAAATGTGACAAACGTTGCCAGTTTATGCATGACCGAgcagaatatttgaaaataaaacctcCGGATATAGCagagaaatgttttttctttgagaGAAACGGTCGGTGCCCTAGAGGTGTTGCTTGCAGAATGGGTGGCATGCATTTGACTGAAAGTGGATTGAACATCGTCGATGAAGAAAAGTTTGaagagtacaaaaaaaaaccaccagcTACAAAAAACCAACTGCCAAAAGATTTGCAgaacaaaattagaaaacatgCGTACAATTTTTCTAGAGCTGAGAAGATTGTCAAGGCCAATGATGCAGCTAGGAAAAACAGAGCTGCTAATgtcgaagataaaataaagaatgtaACGCTGACTGCAGATGAAAATATTAGAGCTGAAACCAATGGCAACCTTTCTCATACAGGATTAGATGATGACTCAAAAGTTCCTCTGATAGATAACTCAACAAAATTCTTTAAAGATTCATCACTCACTAAAGAAGAACCCAAACTTGGGCCGGTCTCAGATTATGATACAATCAAGGAGTTGCCATCTGAAAAGCGACAAATCAATTGGAAAGACAAAATCTTGTTGAGCCCGTTGACTACCGTCGGCAATCTTCCGTTTCGTAGAATCTGTAAGGAATATGGAGCAGATTTTACTTGCGGAGAAATGGCTCTAGCTCCAAAGTTATTGAAAGGTGCCAACGAAGAATGGGCCTTAGTAAAGCGTCATGAATCTGAGGACGTATTTGGTGTCCAAATATGCGGCAATAATCCTGGAGTTCTTGCAAGATGTGCGCAAATGTTGGAAGACGAAATAGAAGTAGATTTCATCGATCTCAATCTGGGATGTCCAATCGATCTTATCTACAGGCAAGGAGGTGGCAGCGGAATGCTCAATAAATCAAACGTCTTGGAAATCACAATCAAATCCATCAGTCAGGTGCTATCGATTCCCCTGACTGTCAAAACTAGAATGGGAGTTTATATGGATAAACCAGTTGCTCATAATTTAACTCCAAAGTTTCGTGACTGGGGAGCTTCTATGATTACG gTCCACGGCAGGTCTCGAGAGCAGAGGTATACAAGGATGGCAGACTGGCAATATATTGAGAAGTGTGCTGCTGCAGCAAAGCCGATTCCTATTTACGGAAATGGAGATATATTATCATTTGAAGATTACCAGACAGCGAGAGAAACTTGCCCTTCTATACAGGGTGTTACTATAGGACGTGGTGCTTTAATTAAGCCATGGATATTCAACGAaatcaaagaacaaaaaattttagataTTTCCAGTAGCGAAAGATTCGAGATCATTAAAAAATATGTGAATTATGGACTCGAACATTGGGGTTCTGACACTCGTGGCGTGGAGACGACAAGACGATTCACGCTTGAATGGATGTCGTTTTTGCACAG GTATATTCCGGTGGGTATTCTGGAACGACCGCCTCAAAAGATAAACGAAAGGCCGCCGTACTTCCGAGGTAGAGATGACATGGAAACGCTATTGGCCAGTTCAAATTGTGCGGAttggataaaaatatc GGAAATGCTACTCGGCAGAGTTCCGGAAGGATTCCATTTCTTACCGAAACACAAAGCGAACtcatggaaataa
- the LOC105687054 gene encoding uncharacterized protein LOC105687054 isoform X1, translating into MINFLILIHPRQPPAHIIKENNKNDDQIYKMYFIVISALVLSCMSGVLAEKLNFTQRFQRRFLPQLQPPGEMNNVDPWRTSKLSSSLPTAGLRDIFYLPEDDYSNNDLEDVLSNDEDLPEIRRDDRNSLSSTEYRSLCQTKTKTVQLTDDQHEYQPPHFHEVYCKSYSFAERVQALARPAQQMCAHPSFHCVQRSKTLFMVRRRWDSDCWEPFSRQVASGCECMWPVTTLGDITGHY; encoded by the exons atgataaattttttgattctcatCCACCCTCGTCAACCACCAGCGCAtataattaaagaaaataataaaaacgacgaTCAAATATACAAAATGTATTTTATC gtaATCAGCGCGCTAGTTTTGTCCTGCATGTCCGGTGTACTGGcagagaaattaaattttactcAACGTTTCCAAAGGCGATTTCTCCCTCAGCTTCAGCCCCCTGGTGAGATGAACAATGTTGACCCTTGGCGGACCTCGAAATTATCTTCATCTCTACCAACGGCTGGACTTCGAGACATTTTCTACCTTCCTGAAGATGATTACAGCAATAATGATCTCGAAGACGTCTTATCCAACGACGAAGACCTCCCAGAAATTCGAAGGGACGATCGGAATTCGCTGTCGTCTACG gAGTACCGAAGCCTTTGTCAAACCAAAACTAAGACAGTTCAGCTAACGGATGATCAGCACGAGTACCAGCCGCCACATTTTCACGAAGTTTATTGCAAGAGCTATTCCTTCGCGGAACGAGTCCAAGCCTTGGCTAGACCTGCGCAACAA ATGTGCGCCCACCCCAGTTTCCACTGTGTTCAGAGAAGTAAAACCCTGTTCATGGTCAGACGACGCTGGGACAGCGATTGTTGGGAGCCCTTTTCTAGACAAGTCGCAAGTGGGTGCGAATGCATGTGGCCTGTTACCACCCTAGGTGACATAACCGGACATTATTAA
- the LOC105687054 gene encoding uncharacterized protein LOC105687054 isoform X3: MDVDEPTRFGLQIVISALVLSCMSGVLAEKLNFTQRFQRRFLPQLQPPGEMNNVDPWRTSKLSSSLPTAGLRDIFYLPEDDYSNNDLEDVLSNDEDLPEIRRDDRNSLSSTEYRSLCQTKTKTVQLTDDQHEYQPPHFHEVYCKSYSFAERVQALARPAQQMCAHPSFHCVQRSKTLFMVRRRWDSDCWEPFSRQVASGCECMWPVTTLGDITGHY; the protein is encoded by the exons ATGGACGTCGACGAACCAACGAGATTCGGCCTTCAAATT gtaATCAGCGCGCTAGTTTTGTCCTGCATGTCCGGTGTACTGGcagagaaattaaattttactcAACGTTTCCAAAGGCGATTTCTCCCTCAGCTTCAGCCCCCTGGTGAGATGAACAATGTTGACCCTTGGCGGACCTCGAAATTATCTTCATCTCTACCAACGGCTGGACTTCGAGACATTTTCTACCTTCCTGAAGATGATTACAGCAATAATGATCTCGAAGACGTCTTATCCAACGACGAAGACCTCCCAGAAATTCGAAGGGACGATCGGAATTCGCTGTCGTCTACG gAGTACCGAAGCCTTTGTCAAACCAAAACTAAGACAGTTCAGCTAACGGATGATCAGCACGAGTACCAGCCGCCACATTTTCACGAAGTTTATTGCAAGAGCTATTCCTTCGCGGAACGAGTCCAAGCCTTGGCTAGACCTGCGCAACAA ATGTGCGCCCACCCCAGTTTCCACTGTGTTCAGAGAAGTAAAACCCTGTTCATGGTCAGACGACGCTGGGACAGCGATTGTTGGGAGCCCTTTTCTAGACAAGTCGCAAGTGGGTGCGAATGCATGTGGCCTGTTACCACCCTAGGTGACATAACCGGACATTATTAA
- the LOC105687054 gene encoding uncharacterized protein LOC105687054 isoform X5: MNNVDPWRTSKLSSSLPTAGLRDIFYLPEDDYSNNDLEDVLSNDEDLPEIRRDDRNSLSSTEYRSLCQTKTKTVQLTDDQHEYQPPHFHEVYCKSYSFAERVQALARPAQQMCAHPSFHCVQRSKTLFMVRRRWDSDCWEPFSRQVASGCECMWPVTTLGDITGHY; this comes from the exons ATGAACAATGTTGACCCTTGGCGGACCTCGAAATTATCTTCATCTCTACCAACGGCTGGACTTCGAGACATTTTCTACCTTCCTGAAGATGATTACAGCAATAATGATCTCGAAGACGTCTTATCCAACGACGAAGACCTCCCAGAAATTCGAAGGGACGATCGGAATTCGCTGTCGTCTACG gAGTACCGAAGCCTTTGTCAAACCAAAACTAAGACAGTTCAGCTAACGGATGATCAGCACGAGTACCAGCCGCCACATTTTCACGAAGTTTATTGCAAGAGCTATTCCTTCGCGGAACGAGTCCAAGCCTTGGCTAGACCTGCGCAACAA ATGTGCGCCCACCCCAGTTTCCACTGTGTTCAGAGAAGTAAAACCCTGTTCATGGTCAGACGACGCTGGGACAGCGATTGTTGGGAGCCCTTTTCTAGACAAGTCGCAAGTGGGTGCGAATGCATGTGGCCTGTTACCACCCTAGGTGACATAACCGGACATTATTAA
- the LOC105687054 gene encoding uncharacterized protein LOC105687054 isoform X4, giving the protein MTVPVISALVLSCMSGVLAEKLNFTQRFQRRFLPQLQPPGEMNNVDPWRTSKLSSSLPTAGLRDIFYLPEDDYSNNDLEDVLSNDEDLPEIRRDDRNSLSSTEYRSLCQTKTKTVQLTDDQHEYQPPHFHEVYCKSYSFAERVQALARPAQQMCAHPSFHCVQRSKTLFMVRRRWDSDCWEPFSRQVASGCECMWPVTTLGDITGHY; this is encoded by the exons ATGACAGTTCCG gtaATCAGCGCGCTAGTTTTGTCCTGCATGTCCGGTGTACTGGcagagaaattaaattttactcAACGTTTCCAAAGGCGATTTCTCCCTCAGCTTCAGCCCCCTGGTGAGATGAACAATGTTGACCCTTGGCGGACCTCGAAATTATCTTCATCTCTACCAACGGCTGGACTTCGAGACATTTTCTACCTTCCTGAAGATGATTACAGCAATAATGATCTCGAAGACGTCTTATCCAACGACGAAGACCTCCCAGAAATTCGAAGGGACGATCGGAATTCGCTGTCGTCTACG gAGTACCGAAGCCTTTGTCAAACCAAAACTAAGACAGTTCAGCTAACGGATGATCAGCACGAGTACCAGCCGCCACATTTTCACGAAGTTTATTGCAAGAGCTATTCCTTCGCGGAACGAGTCCAAGCCTTGGCTAGACCTGCGCAACAA ATGTGCGCCCACCCCAGTTTCCACTGTGTTCAGAGAAGTAAAACCCTGTTCATGGTCAGACGACGCTGGGACAGCGATTGTTGGGAGCCCTTTTCTAGACAAGTCGCAAGTGGGTGCGAATGCATGTGGCCTGTTACCACCCTAGGTGACATAACCGGACATTATTAA
- the LOC105687054 gene encoding uncharacterized protein LOC105687054 isoform X2, which produces MDVDEPTRFGLQIVRVALSIHARVVISALVLSCMSGVLAEKLNFTQRFQRRFLPQLQPPGEMNNVDPWRTSKLSSSLPTAGLRDIFYLPEDDYSNNDLEDVLSNDEDLPEIRRDDRNSLSSTEYRSLCQTKTKTVQLTDDQHEYQPPHFHEVYCKSYSFAERVQALARPAQQMCAHPSFHCVQRSKTLFMVRRRWDSDCWEPFSRQVASGCECMWPVTTLGDITGHY; this is translated from the exons ATGGACGTCGACGAACCAACGAGATTCGGCCTTCAAATTGTGCGAGTCGCATTATCCATCCATGCGCGTGTA gtaATCAGCGCGCTAGTTTTGTCCTGCATGTCCGGTGTACTGGcagagaaattaaattttactcAACGTTTCCAAAGGCGATTTCTCCCTCAGCTTCAGCCCCCTGGTGAGATGAACAATGTTGACCCTTGGCGGACCTCGAAATTATCTTCATCTCTACCAACGGCTGGACTTCGAGACATTTTCTACCTTCCTGAAGATGATTACAGCAATAATGATCTCGAAGACGTCTTATCCAACGACGAAGACCTCCCAGAAATTCGAAGGGACGATCGGAATTCGCTGTCGTCTACG gAGTACCGAAGCCTTTGTCAAACCAAAACTAAGACAGTTCAGCTAACGGATGATCAGCACGAGTACCAGCCGCCACATTTTCACGAAGTTTATTGCAAGAGCTATTCCTTCGCGGAACGAGTCCAAGCCTTGGCTAGACCTGCGCAACAA ATGTGCGCCCACCCCAGTTTCCACTGTGTTCAGAGAAGTAAAACCCTGTTCATGGTCAGACGACGCTGGGACAGCGATTGTTGGGAGCCCTTTTCTAGACAAGTCGCAAGTGGGTGCGAATGCATGTGGCCTGTTACCACCCTAGGTGACATAACCGGACATTATTAA